One genomic window of Vulpes vulpes isolate BD-2025 chromosome 11, VulVul3, whole genome shotgun sequence includes the following:
- the LOC140594470 gene encoding large ribosomal subunit protein eL37: MLLKYPCLLFGVCRGNKMTKGTSSFGKRRNKTHTLCRRCGSKAYHLQKSTCGKCGYPAKRKRKYNWSAKAKRRNTTGTGRMRHLKIVYRRFRHGFREGTTPKPKRAAVAASSSS; encoded by the coding sequence ATGTTACTAAAATACCCATGCCTTCTCTTTGGGGTCTGCCGCGGAAACAAGATGACGAAGGGGACGTCATCGTTCGGAAAGCGTCGCAATAAGACGCACACGTTGTGCCGCCGCTGTGGCTCTAAGGCCTACCACCTTCAGAAGTCCACCTGCGGCAAGTGTGGCTACCCTGCCAAGCGGAAGAGAAAGTATAACTGGAGTGCCAAGGCTAAAAGACGGAATACCACCGGGACCGGTCGAATGAGGCACCTAAAAATTGTATACCGCAGATTCAGGCATGGATTCCGTGAAGGAACGACACCTAAGCCCAAGAGGGCAGCTGTTGCAGCATCCAGTTCATCTTAA